In Streptomyces sclerotialus, one genomic interval encodes:
- the dgoD gene encoding galactonate dehydratase has product MKITRVETFAVPPRWLFCRIETDEGVVGWGEPVVEGRAATVRTAVHELAEYLVGQDPMRIEDHWQVMTKGSFYRGGPVLSSAVAGLDQALWDIAGKTLGVPVHVLLGGPVRERVRAYSWVGGDEPGEIADAVQAQVEAGFTAVKMNACGRMNKLATAADITALVERAAIAREVLGPGRDFAIDFHGRFSAANARRVLPHLAALHPLFVEEPVLPEYAHRLGEVVSAATVPIATGERIYSRTEALPVLQAGIAVLQPDLSHAGGISEVRRLASLAETFDVLLAPHCPLGPISLAASLQVAFATPNFLIQEQSIGIHYNDGAEVLDYVVDPEVFRFDAGHIRRPLGPGLGIEVDEQAVRRADNSTPDWHSPVWRHTDGSFAEW; this is encoded by the coding sequence GTGAAGATCACCCGGGTTGAAACGTTCGCCGTCCCGCCCCGCTGGCTGTTCTGCCGTATCGAGACCGACGAGGGTGTCGTGGGGTGGGGAGAGCCCGTCGTCGAGGGCCGGGCGGCCACGGTTCGCACCGCCGTTCACGAACTCGCCGAGTACCTGGTCGGCCAGGACCCGATGCGGATCGAGGACCACTGGCAGGTGATGACGAAGGGCTCGTTCTACCGCGGCGGTCCGGTGCTTTCGAGCGCCGTCGCCGGGCTCGACCAGGCGCTGTGGGACATTGCGGGGAAGACGCTGGGGGTGCCGGTCCACGTACTGCTGGGCGGCCCGGTGCGCGAACGGGTACGGGCCTACAGCTGGGTGGGCGGTGACGAGCCAGGGGAGATCGCCGACGCCGTCCAGGCCCAAGTGGAGGCGGGCTTCACCGCCGTCAAGATGAACGCCTGCGGGCGGATGAACAAGCTGGCCACCGCCGCGGACATCACCGCCCTCGTCGAACGGGCCGCCATCGCCCGCGAAGTACTCGGCCCCGGACGGGACTTCGCGATCGACTTCCACGGGCGGTTCAGCGCCGCCAACGCGCGCCGGGTCCTGCCCCACCTCGCCGCGCTGCACCCGCTGTTCGTCGAGGAGCCCGTACTGCCCGAGTACGCCCACCGCCTGGGCGAGGTGGTCTCGGCCGCCACGGTCCCGATCGCCACCGGAGAGCGGATCTACTCGCGCACCGAGGCCCTGCCGGTGCTGCAGGCGGGTATCGCCGTACTGCAGCCGGACCTGTCGCATGCGGGAGGTATCTCGGAGGTGCGGCGCCTGGCGTCGCTGGCGGAGACGTTCGACGTGCTGCTGGCCCCGCACTGCCCGCTGGGGCCGATCTCGCTCGCCGCCAGCCTCCAAGTAGCTTTCGCCACCCCGAACTTCCTCATCCAGGAACAGAGCATCGGTATCCACTACAACGACGGTGCCGAAGTCCTGGACTACGTCGTCGACCCCGAGGTGTTCCGTTTCGACGCGGGCCACATCCGCCGGCCGCTCGGCCCCGGACTCGGCATCGAGGTCGATGAACAGGCGGTACGCCGCGCCGACAACAGCACACCGGACTGGCACAGTCCGGTGTGGCGGCACACCGACGGCTCGTTCGCGGAGTGGTGA
- a CDS encoding LmeA family phospholipid-binding protein, translating to MEATTPTRPSNPARSSKPTRPSESAQPADPESGGGGHGRRTARRAAKTLVALAVVLAFLALGDRWAVLYAEDLAGQKAQDALKLRAQPEVHIGSFPFLTQVATGQLDHVEVNIPDVPAGRISIAQVKGTVDDVRVVGSLPTSVKGAVLSRVRGEVFLDFDDLNREVGASQVRLTPGRAKNSVLAHGDLPVAGTHAKVRARAHLQRTGDHGLAMTVADARLVVPGLLTYTPGEGGGLQLATPAADKIDERDLQQATGQRILPDQLMKGRALDALVEHPALLEPTGIDPSLIRGLQKVREPKVAKAMQFSAQLPDDLPGDVQLRGISVTKDGVRAELSGTDVPLGT from the coding sequence ATGGAGGCCACGACGCCCACACGGCCCTCGAACCCCGCACGGTCTTCGAAACCCACACGGCCCTCGGAATCCGCACAGCCCGCAGACCCCGAATCCGGCGGCGGGGGCCACGGGCGCCGTACCGCTCGGAGGGCTGCGAAGACGCTCGTCGCCCTGGCCGTCGTACTCGCTTTCCTCGCCCTCGGCGATCGCTGGGCCGTGCTCTACGCCGAGGACCTGGCGGGGCAGAAGGCGCAGGACGCCCTGAAGCTCCGCGCTCAGCCCGAGGTGCACATCGGCAGCTTCCCGTTCCTCACACAGGTCGCCACCGGTCAACTCGACCACGTCGAGGTCAACATCCCCGACGTACCCGCCGGACGGATATCCATAGCGCAGGTGAAGGGGACGGTGGACGACGTACGAGTCGTCGGCAGCCTGCCGACCTCGGTCAAGGGCGCGGTCCTGAGCCGCGTCCGTGGTGAGGTGTTCCTCGACTTCGACGACCTGAACCGTGAAGTAGGGGCGTCGCAGGTCCGCTTGACGCCGGGCCGTGCGAAGAACAGTGTTCTGGCGCATGGTGATCTGCCGGTGGCCGGCACGCACGCCAAGGTACGGGCGCGGGCGCATCTGCAGCGCACAGGGGACCACGGCTTGGCCATGACCGTGGCGGATGCGCGGCTGGTGGTGCCCGGCCTGCTCACCTACACGCCGGGTGAGGGCGGTGGCCTGCAGCTCGCCACCCCCGCCGCCGACAAGATCGACGAGCGCGACCTGCAGCAGGCGACCGGGCAGCGTATCCTCCCGGACCAGCTGATGAAGGGCCGCGCGCTGGACGCGCTGGTCGAGCATCCGGCGCTGCTTGAGCCCACCGGTATCGACCCGTCGCTCATCAGGGGCCTGCAGAAGGTCCGGGAGCCGAAGGTGGCGAAGGCCATGCAGTTCTCGGCTCAGCTGCCGGACGACTTGCCGGGTGACGTACAGCTTCGCGGGATCTCCGTGACGAAGGACGGCGTGCGGGCGGAGCTGTCCGGCACGGACGTGCCGCTGGGCACGTGA
- a CDS encoding LysR family transcriptional regulator, with protein sequence MDLNLLRALDALLQENSVTRAAERLGTSPAAASRTLARLRRTVGDPLLVRAGQGMVPTPRALELREEVSALLRSCDNVLRPGAGFDAVHLQRTFTVQAAELLLVGLAGNLADRIHTEAPHVDVVFLPEAMEGGPALRQGWVDVELGVLAHLDPEIHTQALTRADLVGIARSGHPLFHGRIDARRFATADHIGISRLGKRLGPIDSALAELGLRRRIAVVVPSHTSAMMLARETDLVALTLADWLPDTTSALGLRTFPIPLDLEPLELGMAWHPRNSADPAHRWFRDHLAAALLSASGTGDDDSGDSDARDSDSDDGDS encoded by the coding sequence ATGGATCTCAACCTGCTGCGTGCCCTGGACGCTCTGCTCCAGGAGAACAGCGTGACCCGCGCCGCCGAGAGACTCGGTACGTCACCCGCGGCAGCCAGCCGTACCCTGGCTCGGCTCCGCCGCACCGTCGGTGACCCGCTGCTGGTCCGCGCGGGCCAGGGAATGGTTCCGACCCCGCGAGCTCTGGAACTGCGGGAGGAGGTGAGCGCGTTGCTGCGCAGCTGCGACAACGTCCTGCGTCCCGGGGCCGGTTTCGACGCCGTACACCTCCAGCGCACCTTCACCGTGCAGGCCGCTGAACTGCTTCTGGTGGGGCTGGCCGGAAATCTGGCTGACCGGATTCATACGGAAGCCCCGCACGTGGACGTGGTATTCCTGCCGGAGGCGATGGAGGGCGGCCCCGCGCTGCGACAGGGCTGGGTGGATGTCGAGCTGGGCGTACTCGCTCACCTGGATCCGGAGATCCACACCCAGGCGCTCACCCGGGCTGATCTCGTCGGCATCGCCCGCAGTGGTCATCCCCTCTTCCACGGGCGGATCGACGCTCGCCGTTTCGCCACGGCCGACCACATCGGAATCTCCCGGCTCGGCAAGCGCCTCGGCCCCATCGACAGCGCGCTCGCGGAGCTCGGCCTGCGGCGCCGGATCGCGGTCGTCGTCCCCAGCCATACGAGTGCGATGATGCTCGCCCGGGAGACCGACCTCGTCGCGCTCACCCTGGCCGACTGGCTGCCCGACACCACCTCCGCCCTTGGACTGCGTACCTTCCCCATCCCCCTTGACCTGGAGCCTCTGGAGCTCGGCATGGCCTGGCACCCCCGTAACTCGGCCGACCCGGCCCACCGCTGGTTCCGCGACCACCTGGCGGCCGCGCTCCTGTCCGCGTCGGGCACGGGCGATGACGACTCGGGCGACAGCGATGCTAGGGACAGCGACTCGGACGACGGTGACTCGTAG
- a CDS encoding beta-galactosidase, whose protein sequence is MPSLHARAHAHAHAHGASAPLDGRLPMGSSGTASHPVTVDSQSLLRDGRPWIPVMGEFHFSRYPAAEWREELLKVKAGGIDLIATYLFWNQHENTRGTLRFDGNLDVRRFVTLCGELGLDVAVRIGPWSHGECRNGGFPDWLATADCTPRTDDPAYLALVEPYYRRIAHELRGLFHDDGGPVVAVQVENELYDQPGHLATLRRIAEGAGMRAPLWTATAWGAAELPRDALLPLYGGYPEAFWEDAHEGWTREMRRHYFFTPIRDDHAIGADLRPSTPADTDTDTDTDTDTDTDTDTGTKTDTSTCTSTATDPRRYPYATCELGGGMAIAYHRRPLVPSQDITALALTKLGSGSVWQGYYLYHGCSQRMDLKEPNQESHDSGYPNDLPTVTYDFQAPLGEYGQVRPSFHGLRMQHLFLRGYGAGLARMPLWLPGTGPASLDDRTTLRWAVRSAGDQGFLFVNNHQPHENLPSHHGVRFRIHLDDGDGRTVTLPAQPIDVPSGAHFVWPIGLDLGGGLRLAWATAQPVTRLDMDGTTLTVLAATDGIPASLSLPAEVEVEGPARVERGADGTLVTVDEPGTGALLTLTTPSGTTPPCTTPSGITPSGTTPPGTTPSGTTPPGSARVLVLVLSHDEALRLNRLHVFGEDRLVLSDDVALADGAELRLHIASPAPSIALLPPPTALHGPGIGRPAPDGVFTRWPLRPAPYLPQPVLQCLRAEAVAAPARTGGPRERASAPREEDFDKAAVYHLTVPASALGGDGEVLLRMRYTGDAARAYIGGQLVADHFWYGPEWEIGLRRFAEAAVRYGVELRVLPLDPTTRVYVDASAREGLDAARSRAAIEAAELVAVPRTTLTSSEPRH, encoded by the coding sequence ATGCCGTCTCTGCACGCTCGTGCCCATGCCCATGCCCATGCCCACGGAGCCTCCGCGCCGCTGGACGGCCGTCTGCCCATGGGCAGTTCGGGCACCGCGTCCCACCCGGTGACGGTTGACAGTCAGAGCCTGTTACGGGACGGCCGTCCCTGGATTCCGGTGATGGGCGAGTTCCACTTCAGCCGCTACCCGGCCGCCGAGTGGCGCGAGGAACTGCTCAAGGTCAAGGCAGGCGGCATCGACCTGATCGCCACGTACCTGTTCTGGAACCAGCACGAGAACACGCGCGGGACGCTCCGCTTCGACGGCAATCTGGACGTACGCCGCTTCGTGACGCTGTGCGGCGAGCTCGGGCTGGACGTGGCGGTGCGGATCGGGCCCTGGTCGCACGGTGAGTGCCGCAACGGCGGCTTTCCCGACTGGCTGGCAACCGCCGACTGCACTCCCCGCACCGACGACCCGGCCTACCTCGCGCTCGTCGAGCCCTACTACCGGCGCATCGCCCACGAGCTGCGCGGTCTCTTTCACGACGACGGCGGCCCCGTCGTGGCGGTCCAGGTGGAGAACGAGCTGTACGACCAGCCCGGACACCTGGCGACCTTGCGACGCATCGCCGAGGGCGCCGGTATGCGGGCACCGCTGTGGACCGCGACAGCCTGGGGAGCGGCCGAGCTCCCGCGGGATGCGCTGCTGCCCTTGTACGGCGGCTATCCGGAGGCGTTCTGGGAGGACGCTCATGAGGGGTGGACGCGGGAGATGCGGCGTCACTACTTCTTCACGCCGATCCGCGACGATCACGCCATCGGTGCCGATCTGCGTCCTTCCACCCCAGCCGACACCGACACCGACACCGATACCGACACCGACACCGACACCGACACCGATACTGGCACCAAGACCGACACCAGCACCTGCACCAGCACTGCCACCGACCCCCGCCGCTACCCCTACGCCACCTGCGAACTCGGCGGTGGCATGGCCATCGCGTACCACCGCAGACCCCTCGTACCCAGTCAGGACATCACCGCACTGGCGCTGACCAAGCTGGGCAGCGGTTCGGTCTGGCAGGGCTACTACCTCTATCACGGCTGCTCACAGCGGATGGACCTCAAGGAGCCCAACCAGGAAAGCCACGACTCCGGCTATCCCAACGACCTGCCGACGGTCACCTACGACTTCCAGGCGCCGCTGGGTGAGTACGGCCAGGTCAGGCCCAGTTTCCACGGACTGCGCATGCAGCACCTGTTCCTGCGCGGCTACGGTGCCGGCCTGGCGCGGATGCCACTGTGGCTGCCCGGCACCGGACCCGCTTCGCTCGATGACCGCACCACGCTGCGCTGGGCCGTCCGCTCGGCGGGCGACCAGGGCTTCCTGTTCGTCAACAACCACCAGCCGCACGAGAACCTGCCCAGCCATCACGGTGTCCGGTTCCGCATCCACCTCGACGACGGCGACGGACGCACCGTCACCCTGCCCGCGCAGCCGATCGATGTGCCCTCCGGCGCACACTTCGTGTGGCCGATCGGCCTGGACCTCGGCGGTGGCCTGCGCCTGGCCTGGGCCACCGCGCAGCCCGTCACCCGACTGGACATGGACGGCACCACGCTGACCGTACTGGCGGCCACCGACGGCATCCCGGCATCCCTGTCGCTCCCGGCGGAGGTCGAGGTCGAGGGGCCGGCGCGGGTGGAACGCGGCGCCGACGGCACCCTCGTCACGGTCGACGAGCCCGGTACGGGGGCGCTCCTGACCCTGACCACTCCGTCCGGCACCACTCCACCTTGCACCACCCCGTCCGGCATCACCCCGTCCGGCACCACTCCACCCGGCACCACACCGTCCGGCACCACTCCACCCGGCAGCGCCCGGGTTCTGGTCCTGGTCCTGTCGCACGACGAGGCACTGCGGCTGAACCGTCTGCACGTATTCGGCGAAGACCGGCTCGTCCTCAGCGACGATGTGGCCCTCGCCGACGGTGCGGAACTGCGCCTGCACATCGCCTCCCCCGCCCCGTCCATCGCGCTGCTGCCCCCGCCCACCGCCCTGCACGGCCCAGGCATCGGCCGGCCCGCACCGGACGGTGTCTTCACCCGCTGGCCCCTCCGGCCGGCTCCGTACCTGCCGCAACCGGTACTGCAATGCCTGCGGGCCGAGGCAGTTGCCGCCCCGGCCCGCACCGGAGGGCCCCGTGAGCGGGCCTCCGCCCCACGCGAGGAGGACTTCGACAAGGCCGCCGTGTACCACCTCACCGTCCCCGCTTCGGCTCTGGGCGGTGACGGGGAGGTGCTGTTGCGAATGCGCTACACCGGTGACGCCGCCCGCGCCTACATCGGCGGACAGCTCGTCGCCGACCACTTCTGGTACGGGCCCGAGTGGGAGATCGGGCTCCGCCGCTTCGCGGAAGCGGCCGTGCGGTACGGCGTGGAGCTCCGCGTACTCCCCCTGGACCCCACCACCCGCGTCTATGTCGACGCCTCGGCGCGCGAGGGGCTGGACGCGGCCCGCAGCCGAGCCGCGATCGAGGCCGCCGAGCTGGTGGCCGTCCCCCGTACGACGCTGACCAGTTCAGAGCCCCGGCACTGA